The following nucleotide sequence is from Candidatus Obscuribacterales bacterium.
TCGTAGGTAGTCATGAAGAGGGTACGTCTAACAGAACCGAGAAGGGCGACTAAAGGGATGCATCGGGGATCACCGCATCGACCTCAATTTCAACTTGCATATCTGGTGTTGCCAGCCGACTCACTTCTACGAGCGTATTCGCTGGGCGAATGTCAGCAAACACATCGCCATGGGCCCGAGCCACGGCCTGCCAGTCGTCCATATTAGTGATGTAGATTCGGGTGCGTACCACATGGCTGAGGGAAGCACCGACAGCTTCAAGCGCGTTAGCAATCCGCTGCAAGATATGGCAGGTTTGCTCATAGGGATCCGTACTAGAAATTTCACCCTTCTCATTGGTGGCCGTTGTACCAGCTACATAGACAAATGGGCCAACGCGCACTGCTCGGGAATAGCCTGCCAAGGTCTCCCAGGGAGTACCGGTTGAAACGTGCTGACGTTCCATAGTAAAAAACGGTAAAGAACAATGAATCCCCGGCCCCTACAGAAGAAGGGATCGGGGATTAGATTAGCTTACAACTGAGTTAACGAGGTCAACTCTTAGAAGCTGAAGGTAGTGCGGATAGCACCAATCAAGGAAGAATCCAAAGCATCGTTGTTACCTGGATCGTCGAGGTAGATCACCGATGGGGTGACCGAGATGCGATCGTTCACTTGCAGGCGGTAGAATACTTCAGCCAAGAAGGAGGTGTTGACGCTACGAGCAGGTGCGCCACCAACGAGTCCGAAGTTGTCGCGGCTGTAAGGAACGATACCGGCTAGAACACCAAGCATGTTGCCGCTACCACCGAGGTCATTAAAGGCCAAGGTTCCTTGGTAGCTCCAAACTTCAGCGTCATCATCAGAGCCGATAGCATCGACATCGGAGTAGGCAACGCCACCACCGATTTCAATGGTGTCGTTCAAACGGAAGTTACCTTGGAAACCAAAGTTGTTAGCGTTGTAATCAGGTACACCCAAACCGGCGGTGTTGTAGGTGCGGATGTAGGTCAGAGCTGCATCAAAGGAGCCGCTCAAGAAGGTCAACTGACCGATGGCGCTGTAAGGACCATTGAACAAGCCAGAACCTTCCAAGGGGCTAGCAGCTTCGCCTGCTGTGTAACCTAGGTCGAGGCTCAAGTTATCGGTGAGCTGAACGATGACACCGGCACCAGCGTCACCCACGGCTGCAATATTGTACTGCTGTGGGAAACCAAAGTTAGACAGCGAACCACTGGTGGAGCTATCCAAGGGGCTGATGGTGCTGGCAACGAAATCATCTACAGCCAAGCTGTTAGCACCGATGCGAACATCAATGCTGTTGGTTAGAGGGAAGTCGTAGAACAGGTTGTCTAGGACAACATCACCACCATTGCTGCCGCCGTAGGAGAAGCCAATGGGGTCAGCAGCAAAGTCTTGCACATCGCGAGCGCGGAGGCGAATGCGCAGACGGTCATCACCGGTGAAGCTAGAGTCGAAGTTCATCTCCGTCCGGTAGCCGAAGGTGACTTGGTCGTCGAAGACTTCGTCACTGTCCAAAACAGCGGCGGTGCTGAAGATAGCATTACCGTTCAGTTTGGTGGTGGTGGAGAACTGGTTAGCTTCTAGTTGAGCGGTGCGAGCTTCTAGAGCATCAACACGGCCGCGTAGGGTAGCTAGTTCAGCTTCAAACTGTTGTAGAAGTTGCTCAAGAGTGGTTAGGTCGCCACCGGTAACGGTGCGAGCAAATCCTTCCAAACAAGCGTTCAAACCAGCTGCAAACTCATAACGAGTCATGGCTTGGTTGCCGCGGAAGGTACCGTCGGGATAACCAGCAATACAACCGTAGCGGTCGATCAAAGAGCTGAGTGCTTGGTATGCCCAGTCGGTGGGTTGCACATCAGAGAGTTGAGTAATCGAGGTCACCTGACCCATGCTGTCAACGCTACCTTCGTTGGCGTAGTCAGCAATTTGCTCAAGGCTAGAAACGCTGGTGACGTCGGTATTGATTTCTTCTGATGCAATCGCGGAAGACGATGCAAAGATAGCTGTGCCCAAGATAGCTGGAGTTACCAGCAGGGACTTCCAAAGAATTTTCGGAGACATATGTTTTTCCTCACACCTGCAAGTAGATTTCGAACCTACACAAGTAGTTATAGCACTAGTGGCTCAAAAATGTTGAGAGTTGACGAAAAAAAATGGTAGTTCTGCCTAGGGAAGGCAGGAGCAACGTCAACGCCCGAAACGGGATAACCGTGAGATTTGAAACCAGGATGCTGCTTACAAGATATAGGACTTGGAGGAGATGGGGCAAGTTCCCCAGGATTAAAGGATGTGCCCCTAGAGGCGAGTCGCAGCGTGCCTAGGTTTGGTGCCCTAACTGCACGGCTACTGGGAACGGTGAGCAGCATCGATCCTGGAATCCTCTGCCTAGAGAATGAAGTGTTACAGCAGGTGACCAACTCTACCTAATCTCAGGTGATTGGGTGGAGAATCATTGAATGACAATGTCTACGGGTGACGTACGTTGACATGGTTCATGACGCCTCATGACTTTCTTGGCGTTGTGATACAGAGTTGAATGCTAACGAGCAGCTAATTACTTCTTGAGAATTCACGAAAAACGCTATGAAACCTTTTTACAGCCATGGGTTGAGATTGAGTGTGACGGTGGCGATCGCCACTGTGTTAGGAATCGGTTTAGGGCAGGTTGGACAGGCGGCCACGCCGGTTGAGGCTGCCGCACCAGCAGTGGAAGAGACTGAGGCGAGTGGGCCAATCGCCCCGTCATGGTTGGAGTCTGAGCAGATTGCTCAGTTGCTCTACCCGCCTGTCAGCAACTCTCAAGGCTTGATGGTGGTTGGACAAGGTGTGGCTCGAAGACCAGCGGACTCGGTCAAAATTAGCATGAGCTTTTACCGCACTGACCCCTACTACGACTACTATGGCTGGGAAGAAGACGGTTCGGAACCTTATACCCCGCCAACGCCAGAACCGTTGACTGAAGCAGCTCTCCGCCCGGCCGTGAACGCTATTATTGCGACGGGTGTCCCGGCGACGGCTATTGAAATTGATCTCACCGGCAACATGGGTGGGTTCTATGGGACAGAGAATACGGCCTCGATTGTGGTCACGTTACGCGACCCTAGCCAAGCCCAAGTTCAGGACATCGTTACGGCTGCCAATGCAGCCATCACCGGGGAAGACATTTATAACCAGGGCGTGTTCGTCAATTACAGCATTGATAGCTGTGCATCCCTACTTGAGGAGGTGTATATCTCTGCCATCCAAGATGCCCAATCGCGAGCACAAACCATGGCTACAGCTTTAGAGGTGGAGATTGAGCCAGTTCCCTCGGTCGCAGAATCCCCCTTTAACCTGGTTTATCCACCCTGCGATCCTGAGCAACGTGCCCAAGCTACGTCTCTCTGGGGTAGTTACGGTTATGGAGCAGGAACGTATTACGATCCCAACATGCCGGCAGAGGTGCAACTGCAGCGCGATATTTTCGTGACCTTCCCGATTCGGGACTGATATGGCAACCTTGCTGTTTGACGTCCTTTGAAATGTTATTCCTCCTCCGGTTTGATCCACATCGGAGGAGGATAAATGCTGTGGGGGACTAGGGCGACAGCCGAGCTTTTTTCAAGCGATTGGCTTCATACCAGGCGGCGATCGCTGGCACCCAGACTTGGAAATGGGGCCAGATCTGTTCACAAAGCTTTTGGGCTTCTAGCTGAGCATCGGCTTTCCAGCGTAGATCCAGCAGGTGCATGAGCGATCGCACATTGGCCGACATCACCCAATGTTGACGAATATCAAAGGGAATGAGTCCCCGGGCATGTTCTTCTGCAAAGCCTTGGTGGATGCGTTCGGCGTAGCGATGGCAGGCTTGGAGACACCAGTCTAAATCTTGCTGCCGCTGATCTTCGGTGTAGTCGTACTTTTTGCCTTGGCGATCGCTATAGCTGCCTAAGGGCCGAAGGTAGAACACATCTTCCAGTTCCCGCTTTCCCTCTATCACATCGAGGATCCGTTGTCCAGTATATCGGAAGGACTGAACATCAAATGATACGCCCACGCGATGGGTACGAATTTGCTGCATGGTGCTGTGGGGAAACCAGCCGCAGTTGAGAACAATTTGAGGATGTTCGAGAGGTCCATAATGGCCGCGATTGCCCTGGAGCAGTTGTTTGACAATCACGTCGCCACATTTTTCTTCGCCGGGCCAGCGATCGCGTTCATCCCACACGAAGCCTTCTGCATAATCTTGGTGCATTGCCCCGTAGATCACCTGTTGGGGGTTGGGGGTTTGGGAAATTAGGGCAACGGTAAACCGATCCATAGTCAATCCGCCGTCAATCTTGGCTGAACAAAGTAACCATTATCCAAGATTTTGTCGAGATTTCGGGCACTCTAACAATATATCTAGATCCTTAACAGCGCTTCCCTGATCTGAGCATCCGGATTGGGGAAGCTTGTTATCGTCTTATTAGATTGACACCGCTTGGATGGGCTATGAATCACTACGATTTTCTAAGACTGGCAATGTTTAGCGGCAAGGGCGGGGTTGGTAAGACCACCCTCTCCTGCGGCTTTGCCCGACAGTGGGCCCAGCGGTTCCCCCAGGAATCGATCTTGTTGATCTCCACCGATCCAGCCCATTCCCTCGGCGATGTATTGCAAATCCCTGTGGATGATACACCGCGCCCCCTAGAGGATCTGCCGAATCTGCAGGTGCGGGCTCTGGATGCCGACCAACTGTTGCAGGCCTTCAAGGCGGACTATGGGACGGTGCTGGAGCTATTGGTGGAACGGGGTAGCTTTGTAGAAGGCACAGACCTGCAGCCAGTATGGGATCTAAGCTGGCCGGGCTTGGATGAGCTGATGGGGATTTTAGAAATTCAGCGGTTGCTGCAGTCAGAAGGCTTCGATCGCATTGTGGTAGACATGGCTCCCAGCGGTCATGCGTTGAATTTGCTGGAACTCATGGACTTTTTGGATAGCTTCCTAGGCGCGCTGGAGCTATTCCAGGAAAAGCATCAGGTGGTCACCCAAACCCTCACCGGCCGCTACACCGAGGATGATGCGGATACGTTTATTCAAGACATGAAGCGGGATTTGGCAGATGGGCGATCGCTCCTGCAAGATCCAACCCAGACGGCTTGTCTAGTAGTGGCCATTCCAGAACCCATGAGCTGGCTAGAGAGCGATCGCCTCATCCAGTCCCTCGGACGGCTCCAGATTCCCGTGGGCGGCATTTTTGTGAATCATCTCCAGCGCAGGGCTGGGGAACAGAGCTCAGGTACCGACTGGCAGCCCTGTTACTCCGAACAGCAGGAGATGCTAGACAAGTTTTTGGATCTCCTTGAACCCGGGCAAGTGTTTGCGGTGCCGGAGCAGGATAAGGAACCGGTGGGCGGTGCAGCGCTGGATCGGGTGATGGCGCAGGTGGTATCGGCAGAAACGGTGGCGATCGCTCCTAGGGGAAACACGCCAGTGGTGCAGTGGCCCGAGCCAGTGCCCCCCAGTTTTCCGGATTTCATCGGTGAACAGCGCAAGCTCATTTTGCTCGGCGGTAAGGGCGGCGTAGGCAAAACCACCGTGGCGGCAGCGATCGCTTGGGGGATGGCCAGCCAATATCCCGATCGCAACGTGCGGGTCATTTCCATTGATCCAGCCCATTCCCTCGGGGATGCTTTTGGGCAACAGTTGTCCCATACCCCGGCAGATGTAGCAGCTAACCTCAGCGCCCAGGAAGTGGATGCCACCCAGATTTTGGATGAATTCCGGGATGACTATCTGTGGGAACTGGCGGAGATGATGAGCGGCGATACAGGCGAGGATGAAAGCTTGCAAATTGCCTACGGCCCCCAAGCTTGGCGGCAAATTGTAGCCCAGGCGCTGCCAGGGATTGATGAAATGCTGTCCTTGATGACCGTGATGGAACTGCTGGAGCAGGGCAAGCAGGATTTGATTGTGTTGGATACGGCTCCCACCGGTCACCTGCTGCGATTTTTGGAAATGCCAACGGCGATGGGCGACTGGCTCTCCTGGATTTTCAAACTGTGGATTAAATATCAAAACGTGGTGGGACGGACGGAATTTATGGGCCGCCAGCGGACGCTGCGAAAGCGGGTGATGACGGCGCAGAAAAAGCTCACGGATCCAGCCCATACGGAATTTATTAGCGTAGTGCAGGCTCAGTCGGCCATTGTGGCGGAAACCCAGCGGCTGACGACGTCGATGGAATCTTTAGAGCTCTACCATCGCTTTATCGTGCATAATCGCTATCGTCCAGAACAGCCCCTCGTGGCAGATACCTTCCCCAACCAAACCGTCGTTTGCCTACCCATGCTGCCGAGGGCGATCGCCCCTCTTGAGCAAATTCAAGGGGCCGCTAGGCTATTATTCTGAAGCAAGGCTCCATTCTCCCGAAATCCTCCCGATTTAAGTTGGGTCTTGGATAAGGAGGCGATCGCTAGCGATCAGGGATGATGGCACCGATAGACCGTGGGCTAGCCTCAACGGTCTTTGTTTTGCCAGCGTGGTTGGGCGATCCCATAATCAAGGCCTCCACCTGGTTGCATACCCAAAGGAACCTGGAATGTCAGTCAAAAATACTGTCTTGATTGGACTGTTGGTGTTTGTGCCGATTTCTGTGGCTGCCCATCTCATGCACATGGGAGCACTGGTGGTATTTGCCACGGCTGCGCTAGCTATTTTGCCCTTGGCCGCTTGGATGGGCACAGCAACGGAGGAAATTGCGGTGGTATCGGGGCCAACCTTAGGTGGACTGCTCAATGCCACTTTTGGCAATGCAACGGAGCTGATTATTGCCCTGATTGCTCTGAATGCTGGTCTGATTGAAGTGGTCAAAGCCAGCATCACCGGGTCGATTCTCGGCAACCTGCTGCTGGTCATGGGGCTATCGATGTTTCTGGGAGGCTTGCGCTACAAGGAGCAGGAATTTCAACCGGTTTTAGCGCGATTGAACGCCTCGTCGATGAACTTGGCAGTGATTGCCATTTTGTTGCCCACCGCCGTCAATTTCACCTCCACGGGGATTGAGGAATCTCAAATGCAGCGCCTATCTGCCGCTGTGGCCGTGGTTTTAATTGGGGTATACTTGCTCACCCTGCTATTCTCCATGAAAACCCACAGCTATCTTTGTGAAGCCGGAGAAGTGGATCTGGAGCTGAACGAGGAGGGAGAAGACGCCACCGGGCATCGTCCCAATCTCTGGTTGTGGGTGGGGGTGTTGCTGGGAGCCACGCTGCTGGTGGCGCTCGAATCAGAACTACTGGTGGGGGCTTTAGAGGAAGCGACCGAGCAACTGGGGTTGACTCAGCTCTTTACCGGCGTGATTTTGCTCCCGATTATTGGCAATGCGGCAGAACACGCCACAGCAGTCACCGTGGCGATGAAAAACAAAATGGACTTATCGGTCTCGGTGGCGGTGGGATCAAGCTTACAAATTGCCCTATTTGTTGCGCCAGTGCTGGTGTTGGCAGGCTGGGTGATGGGACAACCCATGGATCTCAACTTCAATCCCTTTGAACTGGTTGCCGTGGCCGTAGCCGTACTGATCGCCAATTCCATTAGCTCCGATGGGCGATCCAACTGGTTGGAAGGCAGCTTATTGCTAGCCACCTACGCGGTGCTGAGTCTGGCATTCTTCTTCCATCCGATCGTTGAAGGCATTGGCTAATTCAACCAAAATGAACGCAGGCGGTTGCTTGGATTCAACAGTGGACTCCAACACCCGTACCATCAACCACCTGCTTGACGACCTCATCAACAGCTAAACGACTCGGTTTTGGCTTATGCAGTCGGCATACCAGTGATAGCTAGCCTTGGGAATGCGGGTCTGGCTGGCATAGTCCACATAAATGATGCCAAAGCGGCGATCGTAGCCCCAGGCCCATTCAAAATTATCCAGCAAACTCCAAACAAAATAGCCAGTGAGGGGATAGCCCTCCTGCACGGCGCGATGGGCGGCTCGTAGGTGTTCTCGTAGGTACAGAATGCGATCGCTGTCGATGACCTCACCCTGATCCGTCACCTGATCCTGAGCCGCACAGCCATTCTCGCTAATGAAAAGCTGCAGATCGGGGCGATCGAGGGTGTCGCTGATGTGGCGAATACTCCAATACAGGGCATCGGGGATCACCTGTAGCCAAGGCATATGCAGGCGTGGGTAACCGGGAGGAAAGTCTAGCACGTCATATCCTTGATCAGAATCCGCCGCTCGCACATAGACCCCGGAATAGATATTGATCCCCAGGGCATCAATGGGTTGATGGATGATTGCCAAATCGCCATCTTGGATATCGGGAGCTTGATCCCCAAGCTGCTCTAGCAAAGCCGGGCTATACTGACCGGTCAGGGCTGGCTGGATAATGCCGCCGTTGCTATGGAGCCGGGAAAACGCTTGCTGACAGGCAGCGATATGCTCCGGGGTTTCGCTAATCGGTACGGGCACGAAGAAGTTATCCACCAAGGCGATGGAGCAGGGTTGGGGAGAAGCGGCACGGATGGCCTGGCAGCCAAGACCATGGGCCAGCAGCGCATGGTGGGAGGTTTGCCAAACGCCCTTGGGCTGGGACACCACGGTGCCTGGGGCGTGGGGCGGCACTTGGTTCACGCCGTAGCCTAGATGGGTAAAGCAGGCAATTTCATTCAGGGTCATCCAGTGGGTGATGCGATCGCCCAACCGTTGCACCACGGCCGTCACATAGTCAGCAAAATCGTAGGCCATTTGGCGATCGCGCCACGATCCATAGGCATCCTCTAGCGCTTGTGGGCTATCCCAGTGAAACAGGGTGGCATGGGGGGTGATCCCGTGATCCCGCAGATAGTCTACGAGGCGGCGATAGAAATCGATCCCGGCTTCATTCACCGTTCCTCGACCTTCAGGGATAATGCGCGGCCAGGCGATACTAAAGCGATAGTGGCGGATGCCTAGATCCACCATGCGTTTTACATCATCTTGGTAGGAGTGGTAGTGATCACAGGCGATCGCTCCTGTATCGCCATTTAGCACCCGTCCCGGCGTTTCGCTGAACGTATCCCACACGCTAGGACGCCGTCCATCGGCAGCGATCGCCCCTTCAATTTGGTAGGCCGCCGTGGCTGCCCCCCACTGAAACCCAGATGGAAATTGATAGCTGACCATAGGACTGCTCCCGACTACTGCTGCCTGCGATCGCCCTTGGGGAGCGACATGCATCCCCGGCGGCATTACCGATCAAACCGTCGCATTAAATAGGCCACACCAAAATCCCCGTTGGGATGATTTTCCAGGAGTCCGGCCAATTCAAAAATTTTCTCCGCCAGCTCCGTGCCCAGCTTATCCCGCGTAGCCTGGCGCTCCCGTTCGGCATAGTTTTGTTCTTTCACCCGCGCCTGCCACTCACTAGAGAAGAGCCGTTCAATCGACGTGTGTAGCCCCAGTTCTTGCAGCACCTCCCATTCGCCATGGTCGCACCAGATGCCACCACAGTTGGGACAGCGCTCCACGTAAAAAGGCTGCTTTAAGTTCACCTTGGCCCGGGCCAGGTAATGACGACAGTCAGGACAGAGGGCCGCCCGAGCATCCAAGGGCGACGTGGCATAATCTACATCCAGCGTGGGTTTCGGTAGCGTAGACTCCACGGCGGGCTGCTGCTGTTTCCACTCAATATATTGCTCTGGAGGAATCCAGGTGCCTTTACAATCTGGGCAGCACTGCACCTGCATGGCGTCCGCCAGTAAACTGCTGGTGAGTTCAACGTTCTTATCTTTTGGACACTGCACAACCTTTCTCCTTCCTGGTCTAGTCCACGGGCAATTCTTGCCGATCCCCTTTCCGATTAAAGCACCAAGCTTTGACTCTGACTATGCGTCGGAACCATCTGCGGCAGCGGGATCAGATCTGAGGGACAGGACACGATCGCAATAGGTTTGTAGCAACTGCAGGCGATCGCGCATCTGAGCCTGGCGCTGCATCCGGGTTTGGGTCTGGCGCGAGGATTGCAAAAACATCACATCGATACCCAGCAACCGTATCTGCTTATTCAGCTCCACCCCATAGGCCTGCACCTCCCCTGCGATCGCCTCGGGGATCGCGGCCTCTGTATCATCCAAAATGGCTTGCTGAAACCACTGCTGCGCCTGCAGGAAGGCGGACTGCACCTGAGCGACGTCGGGCTGAGAAGCGATCGCCAAACGCTCCACAACCTGCAACTGCTCTTTGAGGGTTTGATAGCGGGACTGGTAGGGTAGAGAGAGCATCGGAACCATCGACCTCACGTTCTGATCAAAACATAAAGAAATTTGTGTGGTTTATTTTGGGTGTGTCAGAATGTGATAAAGACCGAGGCTCACCATCTGGGTGTGTGATCGAAGGCTAGTTATCTATAGTCTGCGTACCCTCAAGCTATAACCAGCGAGGGGCGATCGCCCATTCTCTTGCATCTTTGGCGCGTCAATCTGACAATACAAGGATATGTAACAATCATTGGCAAGCTTGGCGAATGATTCGGGTTGGGGCAAGAGCCACCCGTAGATAGAGTTTATTAAGCTTTTCCCCAAGTCTCAATCACTTAGTGCTGACGGCTCTTATGCCGCATCTTTTGCCTTTTCTATGGTAACGAAAGGCAGGGGTGCGATATTTGTGTATTTCGATACACAAATACCAGTAGTATTGGCGAATACAGTACTGGTACTATGCTTGGATTCAGATGTCGTGCATGGTCAGAACTAGCGTAAGGGCATAGCCCTACCTTGTCATTGCTAAGTTTACACTGCCAAGCCACCTGAGTTTTACTCTCTTCAGTCCACCCTAGGCGCATTGGGCTTAACAGTATGAATGTGACCGCTCTCCCAACTCTTCCCGTTGATCTAACCTTGCCAACTTGGCTGCGTGAGTGCATCCTGTCTCACCAAGACTGTGATGACGAGCCCCAAGATGATGCTTCCAGCCCCAGCGATTCTCCGCCAGCACTCCAAGGCGATGCGCTGGTGTGTCAGGCCTTTGAATTTGCCTATTGTCTGCACCGCGATCAGCGGCGGGCGTCGGGAGAGCCCTACATTGCCCATCCTGTTGCAGTAGCAGAACTCCTGCGAGACTTGGGTGGTAGTGCCGATATGATTGCGGCGGGCTTCCTGCACGACATTGTAGAAGACACAGACGTGCCTTCGGAGGAAATTGAGGCGCGCTTTGGGGCAGAGGTGCGTCAGTTAGTCGATGGTGTAACCAAGCTTTCTAAATTTAACTTTTCTAGTAAAACTGAGCGTCAGGCTGAAAACTTCCGGCGGATGTTTTTGGCGATGGCCCAGGATATTCGGGTCATTGTCGTGAAGCTAGCCGATCGCTTACATAATATGCGAACGCTGGAGCATCTACCTGATGATAAACGCCGTCGCATTGCTCGGGAAACTCGGGAGATTTTTGCGCCCTTGGCCAACCGCTTAGGGATCGGGCGTTTTAAGTGGGAACTGGAAGATCTTGCGTTCAAGTATTTGGAGCCTGACAGCTACCGTGAAATCCAGCAACTGGTAGCAGATAAGCGAACAGATCGGGAAGATCGCCTGCAGCAGGTGGCCTCTCTCCTCCGCGATCGCCTCGATCAGCTAGGCATTCACTGTTTAGACGTCAGCGGCCGCCCCAAGCACCTGTACGGCATCTTCCAAAAAATGCAGCGCCAGGGTAAGGAATTTGAGCAAATCTACGATATCGCTGCGGTGCGCATCATCGTGCAAAACAATGATGAATGTTACCGCGCTCTGGCCGTGGTGCATGACGCCTTTCGCCCCATTCCCGGACGCTTTAAAGACTATATTGGTCTACCTAAGCCCAACCGCTACCAATCGCTGCATACGGTGGTCATTGGCAGTTCTGGACGGCCCATCGAGGTGCAAATTCGTACCATGGCGATGCACCAAGTGGCGGAATATGGGATTGCTGCCCATTGGAAATATAAAGAGACAGGGCATTCTAATGCGCGGTTAACCACCGATGATGAAAAGTTCACCTGGCTGCGGCAGTTGCTTGACTGGCAGAACGACCTGAAAGATGCCCAGGAATATCTCGACAGCGTTCGCGACAATTTGTTCGACGATGATGTCTATGTGTTCACACCCAATGGAGACGTGGTAGCGCTGAATCGTGGGGCAACCCCCATTGACTTTGCCTATCGCATCCATACGGAGGTGGGCAACCACTGTGCGGGAGCCCGGGTAAATGGGCGCATCGTCACCCTCGATACCCACTTGCACAATGGCGACATTGTGGAGGTGATGACCCAGAAGAATTCTCATCCCAGCCTAGATTGGCTCAACTTTGTGGTGACACCGGGGGCGCGCAATCGCATTCGCCAATGGTACAAGCGATCGCACCGGGATGAGAACATTGCCCGTGGCCGCGACATGCTGGAAAAAGAGTTGGGCAAACCTG
It contains:
- the patD gene encoding heterocyst frequency control protein PatD: MVPMLSLPYQSRYQTLKEQLQVVERLAIASQPDVAQVQSAFLQAQQWFQQAILDDTEAAIPEAIAGEVQAYGVELNKQIRLLGIDVMFLQSSRQTQTRMQRQAQMRDRLQLLQTYCDRVLSLRSDPAAADGSDA
- a CDS encoding bifunctional (p)ppGpp synthetase/guanosine-3',5'-bis(diphosphate) 3'-pyrophosphohydrolase, whose translation is MNVTALPTLPVDLTLPTWLRECILSHQDCDDEPQDDASSPSDSPPALQGDALVCQAFEFAYCLHRDQRRASGEPYIAHPVAVAELLRDLGGSADMIAAGFLHDIVEDTDVPSEEIEARFGAEVRQLVDGVTKLSKFNFSSKTERQAENFRRMFLAMAQDIRVIVVKLADRLHNMRTLEHLPDDKRRRIARETREIFAPLANRLGIGRFKWELEDLAFKYLEPDSYREIQQLVADKRTDREDRLQQVASLLRDRLDQLGIHCLDVSGRPKHLYGIFQKMQRQGKEFEQIYDIAAVRIIVQNNDECYRALAVVHDAFRPIPGRFKDYIGLPKPNRYQSLHTVVIGSSGRPIEVQIRTMAMHQVAEYGIAAHWKYKETGHSNARLTTDDEKFTWLRQLLDWQNDLKDAQEYLDSVRDNLFDDDVYVFTPNGDVVALNRGATPIDFAYRIHTEVGNHCAGARVNGRIVTLDTHLHNGDIVEVMTQKNSHPSLDWLNFVVTPGARNRIRQWYKRSHRDENIARGRDMLEKELGKPGFESQLKSVPMQTTAERCNYQAVDDLLAGLGYGEVTLNHVVNRLREAIKVAQPLPTAVDVNPDEAEQMRLAATPAPTKTTPPSHNSPIAGVEGLLYHLAGCCNPLPGEPITGVVTLGSRGISIHRQGCKNVMDVPGDRLIPVSWNPHVTQTSRPQTYPVQIQIEVIDRVGVLKDILSRLSDYHINVRSAQVKTFPGQTAIIDLGLDICDRDQLDRTLTQIRKMSDILNLHRTGQVEG